The Anoplopoma fimbria isolate UVic2021 breed Golden Eagle Sablefish chromosome 1, Afim_UVic_2022, whole genome shotgun sequence region CAAAGTTATCAAATAGAATTAATTCTTATAGATTACACTTTCACacagtgtagaaaaaaaagatataaaaaacaatattagcTTCACAGTATCCAACTTTACATCgtaatatatatgaaataatcaGAAAAGGGCCATTCCGCATAACTGTTACTTTTTCTTTGGATGCTCTAACTACAGTATATTTTCTTACAATACATCTGTACTTGCAATGATGACAATTATGGTGGAAGCCAGAGCTCCTAGAGtatgttgattatattttacacatgaatatttttcatttctcccACTGTCgttgctggaaaaaaataactgaaacaattcaaaactaaataatacaatttcttAAATTGGGATGCAGTCTTCGAAGTATCTCTATGacacattttgtctgtgttttgatgCAAATTGTTAATCTtgcaatgtattttaataaaagtttcaaattgtatgtactgtatacaaaatatatggtttatttaaatgcttAGCTAGTCGAGTTAAGAGTAATTAGGCTTATTGAAAACAACTACCAGTATATTatagttttaaacatgtgatgAACAGGTCATGCAGGTGAGGAAGAGTATGAACTTAATTTCCtgaaaaatgattctgttttgTGCAATCAGTTAAGACAGTGTATTGACATTTGATGCAAATaccaacaaaaaatgtaatccaacaTCTTGAATATATTACAAATGTgggtttatttttcctttattctgtttctttctctctttctttctttctttttttcaactataTCTAtatcatttgtgtattttacataATGATCATCTTCAGCCATAACTTACTGTTAAatgattttgtcacatttatatttaatatctatTACTTTACCATACATGTCACATCACTTTTAGTGTATTCTGCATTTGGATAAGGGAATTAAAGTTACACTTTTGACAActgatcaaaataaacaatttagcACACCTGATTTAGAAAATCATCCgaccatgtgatatttaatttggtgttattgttatttttcagtcaAAGGGATGTTAATAGCCAGCTGATATGCCTGTTAGGTCctctttgattaaaaataaattgttgtttgtatgtctgtAGATTAGTTTATGAAACACTTTCGACCTCTCCAGAGGGTATGTCCTTTGGGGGAGGATTTGAACACATGTGGTGAAGTGCAGATGCCTTAGGCCTGACCATGACTTACACCTCAGGCTTTTCCCACTTACAAGCATtctgacaaacaaataaactccCTCCAGAGTTCACAATGTCTCCAGTCTTCCTCCACACCACACCTGTCCCCTCAGTTTACACTGGAAACTTACCGTCAGGGCTGTTGCAACATTATCCACTAAGGATCTCTACTGGAGAACATTAGGCCTTTGTCAAAACAGTGACCTGAAACATTTAACCATAACTTTGCGTATTGAACTCAACAAACTTCAATGAAGTTTGaatatgacaaataaagacatttcgTCCTCAAGGTCATTGTATTCAAACCATGGAAAGATAAATCAGTTTGATCTGCTTAATggttaaagaaaacatccagTAAGATATCAGACCCATTCCTAAAATACACAGTTTAGCTTAGAAAATAACTTTACAATGAATATTACATGGATAATGAGAGCTATCTTTTCTAGATCTACTCGATTTTGAAGCACAACAAGTTTGCAAACTGTGATGGCTAGTACAAATGAATACTACAAATAACCATTTGTCGCAGGGGCGGCATAATGGCTAAATATTTAGCTCACTTCAAGTAAaccacaacaagaaaaaaaagggaagaaaggaCCCAACCTTGCAGCCTCTGCCTGTTTTCACTATGTTCCTGTTTTTCCTGCAaaagtgtgtttgcacattaaagatgatctatctatctttctACATGACATGGCCAAATTATGTGATTACCCAAACATTACACACCTGTATGACTGTTGAGCATATCGCTCTGAGCAATTCCATCCAAAATCATGATCATTTAAATGCAGCTGCAACACTCTATACACTATACCAGATAATATTCTAAAGTTTGATGCAGGGATTTCCTCCCATTCAGCTGTGTGTTAGAAGTAGAAATAGACTATGTTTGGCACTGATGTTGGGTTATACCTCCTGGCTCAGTCTGTTTTTCAGTTCTACCAAAAGTTGTTTGATTGGGTTGAGGTCAGGGTTCTGTCAGTCTTCCAACCAAACTGCCACAAAGTTGAAAGTACATTATTAAAACAGTGGTTCTAGTACCTTGTAGAGTATTACTGCAGTTGTCACGTGGAAAGATTGTGGAGAACCTCAGCTAATTTGGAAACAaaagatatacatatttttggatTAGCATCCCATAAAAAGCATAAACGGTTACATTAcatagggaaaaaaacaataaatatagaTTGTTTGGAGAGTGGAGGCTTGGACAGCAGGGCAGAAAAGCTCAGGTGGGCGGCCTAGAGACTGAAGAGTAGCGGAGCAGGAACCCACAGGTGGTCAGCCGACTGATGATCTTGCTGGGCTTCGGCAGAGAAGGCCAACTGGTGATCTGGAAGATATGGATGGGCAAGATGGGGGACAAGGGATCTTATTGTTCTGCAGCGGAGATGGGCGACAGATGATCTTTTCTGAGAATCTGCCGAGATGGAATGGATGGTCATTTGTAGTTTGCCAGGTTTCAACTTTCATACTTCTCATGTTTGGTGAGGCCCCAAAGCCTTTTTGTGGTTAGGGAACCTCCTTCCTCTTGCCCCACTCCACAGAGATGAAACATCACTGTTCAATTATGATTTGCCATGCTGCaccaaaatgtataaataccaGTGCAAGCCTTGAATTAACATTAGGGCACACATGATACCAACCAGTGGTTTAGCTCTCTTAGACAGTATGCCGTCCACACAGAGTTGGCCAGAGCAGGGATGGGCACTCTTACAGTTCTTGCTGGTTGCATCTTTCTCTCAGACTGAGGAGCTGGTGTGCAGGCAGAGAGGGGATCCTGAGAGCCCCCAGCTTTATAAGGATGGGGACATTATGTTGGGGGGAATATTCTCTTTCCACAGCAGctggaaagacagacaggatacCTACACTCAAAAACCACTGCCACTGCAATGCACCAGGTAAATGATACTCAATAAATCTATTTTGATTTAAGAATATCTAAGAGGAAGTTAAACTGAGCATTTCAGTATGTGAAATTTGAAGTGAGAAATATTGTGTATATTAATAACatcaaatacttttatttattatgccaTTGTTTCTATTTCGAGGATATTTAAAATTACAACAATGTATAACTGTTTGCATCAAGTTTGAATTTCAGAGGATTCCAGTATGCTCAGGCTATGCTCTTTGCCGTAGAGGAGATCAATAACAGCACAGACCTACTGCCTGGAATCTCTCTGGGCTACAAGATTTATGATTCATGTGGCTCCATTGCCAGAAGTGTAAGGGTGGCACTGGCCTTGGCTAATGGTAATGAAGTGGCATTGGCCCCGTCCGAGGCACCATGTACCAGTCTTTCCCAAGTGCAGGCCTTTATGGGAGTaacctcttcttctccttgcaTGGCTATATCTACTGTCATCGGACCCTTTCATATCCCAATGGTGAGTAAGATTGGTGTATtgtgaaaacaatattataattattcaaatCTTTAAGATGGTCATAGCATTATATATCATATCTTTATCTTGGGATATTCTTTTTCCTTTAGATCAGCCATTTTGCTACCTGTGCTTGTCTCAGTGATAAAACCAAATACCCATCCTTTCTCAGAACAATACCCAGTGACTACTACCAGAGCAGAGCCCTGGCCCTGTTGGTAAAGCATTTTGGTTGGACTTGGGTGGGAGCTATTAGAACAAATGATGATTATGGCAATAATGGCATGGCAACATTCACAGACACCGCCCAGTGGCTGGGCATCTGTCTGGAGTACTCTGTATCTTTCTTTAGAACAGATCCAccagacaaaatacaaaatatgattgACATTATCAAGACTTCCACTTCAAAGGTTATTGTTGCTTTCCTCTCGCACATGGATATGGATGTGTTATTACATGAGTTGTCACACCACAACTTGACTGGATACCAGTGGGTAGGCAGTGAGGGCTGGATATTTGATTCCCAAATTGCAGCAATGGATAGGGATCACATCCTGGATGGTGCCATAGGCCTGTCAATCCCCAAAGCCCATGTCAGTGGCGTTAGAGAGTTCATGCTGGATGTAAAGCCGCTCAATTCatctaataatgaaatgtttacagAGTTTTGGGAAGCATTATTTAGCTGTAAGTTCAGGCAGTCGAAGTCATCATCAGGAAATCAGAGAGAATGTACTGGACATGAAGATCTGACTGGAGTGCAAAACAGCTTCACTGATATGTCGCTCATGCCAATCTTTAACAATGTCTATAAAGGAGTGTATGCTGTGGCTCACACACTTCATATTATTCTCAACTGTAACCAAACCTGCAACAACACAGTGAAGCTTGATCCATATAAGGTGAGTTGAACACcgataattataatatttaaatcactttaacatggaaaatatttcaacatattgAAAGATAAACAATTGCACTCATTCTACGAGTGGTGTAGAGCCAATAAGCCTATATCTTCTTAGATTTTACAGGTCATGAAAAAGATTCAGTTCAAAACAAAGGATGGAGATGAGGTTTCTTTTAATGAGAATGGAGACCCAGCTGCAAAGTATGAAATTATAAACTGGCAGCCAACAGAAAAGGGCATTGTGGACTTTGTCACAGTTGGTTTTCATGATGCATCTTTACCTGCTGACAAACAGCTGAATCTGCAAAATAAGTCTTTGATTTGGGCCCAGAACTCACAACAGGTATGATACAATGTTATGACTGAAGCTGTTGAGTCTGTTGCAGtctattttaattgttatagTTTCCCATACATCTTTCTCAAAGTTGTTTTGTTCATGCAGGTGCCTTTGTCAGTTTGCAGTGAAAAATGTCCTCCAGGTACCCGCAAGGTTCTCCAAAAAGGAAAGCCTGTCTGCTGCTATGACTGTTTAAGATGTGCAGAGGGAGAAATAAGCAACATTACAGGTGGGTTATTTTATACAGGTTGAAGATTAAAAAAGGCCTACAGTAATTTCTCACCTCCTCGTGGTACCTGAGTATGCAAATAGTTATGGTCTCACCTACTGAGGTTTTGACATTtgccattctctctctctgcaataAAGGCATTCAGAGTGGATGAAGgtgaaattgtgtttgtgcagtatTATTAAgaattgacttttaaaaaaagatatcatgCTTggttattaagaaataaaaccacatgaacaaaaaataacagacaATAACTCTTTATACTGTATCTTGGACTGTACAATCTAGATAATTTatattgaaacataaaaatatgaaatatgaatttgttATTTGGTACTCATGTAGTTAGTGTCTGCCTTGTATGTagagaaaatatgcaaaatagagacaaaaaaaagacaaatatacagAGCAAATCCAACACCTGCTTTAATATGGTTTTTTTCAGATTCTATCACCTGTGTGCAATGCTACCCTGAGTTCTGGTCAAATGAGAGAAGAGATGCCTGTGTGAAGAAGGAGGCAGAGTTTCTATCATATGAAGAGGTTATGGGAGCACTGCTCACTGCAGCATCCTTATTTGGAACATGCATCACTAATGTTGTGGCACTCATTTTCTTCAGATACAGAAAGACACCCATTGTTAGGGCCAATAACTCTGAGCtgagcttcctgctgctcttctccttgactctgtgtttcctgtgttccCTGACCTTCATAGGCCGGCCCACTGAGTGGTCCTGCATGCTGCGACACACAGCATTCGGCATCACTTTTGTCCTCTGTATCTCTTGTGTTCTGGGGAAAACTATAATGGTGCTAATGGCCTTCAGGGCCACACTTCCAGGTAGTAATATGATGAAATGGTTTGGGCCTGCACAGCAGAAACTCAGTGTTCTGGGTTTCACTCTTATACAAATTATCATATGTGTCCTATGGTTAACAATTTCTCCACCTTTTCCATTTAAGAATTTTAAGGAATTCAAGGACAAAATCATCTTAGAATGTGCTCTGGGTTCAGCTGTAGGCTTTTGGGCTGTCCTTGGATACATTGGACTTCTGGCcatgttatgttttgttcttGCTTTTCTGGCCCGTAAACTACCTGATAATTTCAATGAAGCTAAATTTATCACCTTTAGCATGCTGATATTCTGTGCAGTGTGGATTACTTTTATCCCAGCGTATATCAGCTCTCCTGGGAAGTTCAGTGTTGCTGTGGAAATATTTGCTATTCTGGCTTCTAGTTTTGGACtgctcttttgtatttttattccgAAATGTTATATTATCCTACTGAAACCTGAgaagaatacaaaaaagaaCATGATGGGGAGGAAGGCACCAAAAtgattctgaaaatgtaaattaatacataaattTACACTTTTATGCGCATCATATTTGagactttaaaataaagatatattattACATCAACCTTTCACCAACCCAACATATCCCTGTTGCTCTGTTaccacaactttactgttgtgcttcattttaaaagtcCATCCATTTATCCAGGTTCGGGTTGCGGTGGCAGCAGGCTAAGCAACGTTGTCAAAAATTGTCCCTTTCCCCAGCAACCTTTTCAACATTACTTCAGGCACAGCTGCAgctttttcactctctttcaaTGCTTCTCCTTTTAGGCACCTTCTCTGGTATGGTTTAGTTATGCTGCCTTAGTTAGTTACTTTTACATTCAAGCAACGTCAAACCCTTACACATACTCACACctcatattttaattattcagcgcatctttaattttgtttaatttagttcaactgataacattttgttaattttgtgcaagaaaatgtatctgtttaaatgtttatatgctGTGTCTCCGTATTAGTTTTGCTCTAGTTCCTGGTTTTGGGGGGGGAATTCACTATGTGTCTTTCTGCAGGAAGTGCTGATTTTTGACCTGGGTTAGTATAGTTGTATGCTTTTCACAATTCTAGCTAAGAGTTACTGATTTGCTATGCTAGTTTACAGAGATTTCTCCATTTGGCCATAGGGTGCTTCCCTCTATTGATTGTGTCCGTCTTTTACTTGtagtgtaaataaatacataaacatatatatatatatatatatatatatatatatatatatatatatatatatatatatatatatatatatatatatatatatatatatatatatatatatatatatatatatatatatatttaactaatatatttaattttacgTATATggataaacaacatttaaaaccatTTATAAAATCATAGAATAAAATCCACAGGCATGTCTCCTGAGACATGAGTTCAACCATGAATATTTTCCTTGTGTTGCTGAACTCTCTGACTGACAGTGAGGGACACAGCCTCATGGTGGGCTCACTAGGCTTCACTGTCAGCAAAGCTAAGATCCCCGGGCTGGAGGAGCACCTGAGGCAATTCCACCCCTCACAGTTTCCTGACAGTCAGTTTGTCCGAGATTTCTGGGAAGACGTGTTTGACTGCGCTCTGAATGacactgcagaaacacaaaaaaggcCATGCAACGGCTTTGAGAGCTTGCAGACTGTTGAATCAAAGTTCACTGATGGGTCTGATCTGAGATTCACAAATAATGTGTACAAGTCAGTTTACACAGTGGCTCATGCTCTTGACAACCTGATTAAATGTGAGGAAGGTAAAGGGCCTTTTTCAAATGGTAGCTGTGCTGATACCAAACACATTCAACCATGGCAGGTGAGGAACCATCAGTTCAGTTTGACAGAGTAATAGTAGCAGGAATCTGTTGTGTAATCTCTCTATAATTTATTCACTAGGTTTTGCAATATCTCAACACTGTGCATTTCACTACTGGGGAAGGAGAAAGagtttattttgacagtaatgGAGATTCACCGACAAGATATGAACTTGTAAACttacaaataacaaacaaaggaACCATGGAAGGAGTAACAGTTGGCATTTCTGATGCGTCTCTTCCAGAGAGTCATCAGTTTATCTTGAATAACATCCCAGTTGTCTGGGGAAATGCGCTGACTAAGGTAAAGTATTAACTGAGGTTTGGACATCTTAACTGTTCACTGAAAATTGTAAAAACCTtctgtggcagtgggcgtggtctgcgctcagctgcaggggagagaggtgtgggagtggttcatgggaacagtgccgtggtgagttcaatcaacacagctgtaatgtggtgatAATTATGCCAAATCTACTTAAGCAGGAGCAGACTGGAGTTCTAGAAGGagaacagtcacacacgcggaacgaggactgagCGAGAGCgtaaagccatcagagtggtggcgttccgggaacggtggaccgagtgcgcccgagaagccgggcagcgaagcggagcgcacgacggttcgcatgttgtgttgtattttgaaataaataaatatacctttgttaaacttacctgctgaagccgtatctgtgttggggagaacctacggtagtcgagtcGGCTACACTGGCGCCTGAAGAGGGACCTCAACACTGggatgacggagcagcagacacagccGGTGGCGGCGTTGGCCCAGATGCTGGGGGAGATCGCGGCCATGCACCAGCAACAGGCAGAGGTGAACCGGCGGCAGATGGAGGCACTCCACAGCTAGGCGGAGATGCAGACCCgggtcctggagagcctgctgtcccggtcgggggcggcggctccaccccTCCGTCACCGCTCACGGGAATCGCGCTCCACAAAATGTCCGCGGAAGACGACCCACAGACCTTCCTGGAGATGTTCGAGGGGACGGCGGCGGCGTGCGGGTGGCCGGTAGCGGCGTGGTCCGTGCGCCTGCTCCtcttgctgtcaggggaggcccaaactgcggcgctcggcctgccagcgtcctcgcggggaaatttccaggacataaaaaaagccgtCCTTTATAGGACGGGTTTCTCCCCCGAGGACCACCGTCGCTGGTTCCGGGGCACGAAATGGACACCCACCGACCGTCCTTTCGTGTATGCTGAGGGACGCGgctaacaggtggctacagccaggggAGTCTGATGGGGAGTAGAGgatgctggagaggatcacgattgaacagtttgtggagggcctcccgactgggacgtcggaatgggtgcggtgccaccgacctggggacttggggcagagaatgtccactgatggaggtcggCCAGGTGATCCGGGTTGCCGGCCCGCCAGCACCCTCCTCTGGTCCGGGGGACATACAGCGTTCCGGTAAGGATTCAAGGGGGTGTACACCAGGCTATGGTGGACTcgggctgtacacagtccatggtccaccagaacttggttcggcccggggcgttggtagaggcaaagtgggtggagataaggtgtgtgcatggggatgttcacagatatcctgttgtgtcagttgaaattaaacacaggggcAAAACGCATAGAATTAGGGCTGCGGTTAGCTCCCGCCTTGCACACCCACTGATTTTAGGCACGGATTGGTCTGGGTTCCATACGTTAGTGGagcaatgtgtgggtgtgcgatcGTGACCGGCAGGGACATgtgggatgtgtgctgtgctcagtggtgatgcgaggttgtccgacgctgctgaaggggagggggaaccgGTGGTGCCCTCACAAGGGGCCCCACAGGTTCCCgaaatacactccatggaagattttccactggagcagtctcgtgacaatactctacgctttgccttcgaccaagtgatacaaattgatggtcacatggtacaccctgacacaccaccgacatacccacacttttcattggttagggatagactgtatagagtgagtcgtgacactcagactggtgaagatattacccaattgttggtgccggaaagccgatgggaaatggttttccgggcggctcactataacccaatggctggtcacatggggtatgacaaaacactagaccgGATAATGGCCCGATTCTATTGGCCTGGGATTCGGGGAGTTGTGCGCCGTTGGTGTGCCtcttgccctgaatgccaactggtAAACCAACCGGCCATCCCAAGAGCCCCGTTGCGCCCATTGCCACTAATTGAGGTCCCGTTTGAGCGCATTGGCATGGACCTCATCGGGCCATTTCACCGGAGCACTCGAGGATatcgctttgtgttagttctggtggactacgcAACGCGATATCCGGAAGCAGTGCCGCTGCgcactatctctgcaaagagtgttgcgcaggcactgtttcaggtcatctcccgagttggaatcccgaaagagattctgacAGACCAGGGCACCTCGTTTATGTCACGCACATTAAGGGAACTATACGGGTTATTGGGCGTCAAGGCAATTCGGACTAGCGTTTACCACCCACAGACCGATGGCCTTGTTGAGCGCCTGAATAAAATCTTGAAGTCCATGATCCGTAAGTTCATACACGATGATGTCGGAAATTGGGATAAGtggcttgaccctctgttgtttgcagtgcgggaggtgccccaggcctccacaggattttctccctttgagctgctgtttggcagaaaaccacgtggggttctggacctagttaaggaaaactgggaggagggtccgatcccaagcaaaaacgagattcaatacgtcctggacctgagagcaaaactccacacactggggcaatgttcactggagaatttgctcagggcccaggagcgttaacaacgcctgtacaacagaggggctaggctgagacaatttgcaccgggagataaagtacttgtattacttccctcttccagctccaaactgctcgctaagtggcaagggccctttgtggtcacacagcgagtgggcgatgtagactatgaggttgtgcgttctgacaggggaggggcaacacaaatttaccacctcaacctcctcaaagcatggagagaggcagagcctgtttctctggtgactaccgtgaaagagagggatgagttggggcctgaggtgccaaattccaccaatccagcctcgctccattgtgaagaccatctcactcagtcccagagagcagatgtggctgTGTTGCAGAagcgctttgctgatgtgttctcccctctgccaggacgcaccaaccttatacaacaccatgttgaaactcgcccaggcgtgacagtacgatcacggccttatcggttgcctgaacacaaaagaaaggtagttcagaaagaattgaaagctatgctggagatgggggtaatagaagagtccaatagtgcctggtgtagccccattgttctggttgtcaagaaggatgggtccatacggttctgtgtggactaccgcaaggtgaatgacgagtcacggtttgatgcctatccaatgccccgggtcgacgagcTCCTGGACCGGCTCGGCACGGCTCAGTTTTTCACGACACTGGATCTGaccaagggctactggcagattcccttgtctccagagtccagggaaaagacggctttctccactccgtacggattgtaccaattcgtcacacttcctttcgGGCTGTTCGGTGCCCCAGCCACATTACAACGTCTCATGGACCGGGTACTGCGTCCACACGCTGCTTATGCTGCCGCCTACCTGGATGATGTTatcatcca contains the following coding sequences:
- the LOC129090622 gene encoding extracellular calcium-sensing receptor-like; the encoded protein is MLGGIFSFHSSWKDRQDTYTQKPLPLQCTSLNFRGFQYAQAMLFAVEEINNSTDLLPGISLGYKIYDSCGSIARSVRVALALANGNEVALAPSEAPCTSLSQVQAFMGVTSSSPCMAISTVIGPFHIPMISHFATCACLSDKTKYPSFLRTIPSDYYQSRALALLVKHFGWTWVGAIRTNDDYGNNGMATFTDTAQWLGICLEYSVSFFRTDPPDKIQNMIDIIKTSTSKVIVAFLSHMDMDVLLHELSHHNLTGYQWVGSEGWIFDSQIAAMDRDHILDGAIGLSIPKAHVSGVREFMLDVKPLNSSNNEMFTEFWEALFSCKFRQSKSSSGNQRECTGHEDLTGVQNSFTDMSLMPIFNNVYKGVYAVAHTLHIILNCNQTCNNTVKLDPYKILQVMKKIQFKTKDGDEVSFNENGDPAAKYEIINWQPTEKGIVDFVTVGFHDASLPADKQLNLQNKSLIWAQNSQQVPLSVCSEKCPPGTRKVLQKGKPVCCYDCLRCAEGEISNITDSITCVQCYPEFWSNERRDACVKKEAEFLSYEEVMGALLTAASLFGTCITNVVALIFFRYRKTPIVRANNSELSFLLLFSLTLCFLCSLTFIGRPTEWSCMLRHTAFGITFVLCISCVLGKTIMVLMAFRATLPGSNMMKWFGPAQQKLSVLGFTLIQIIICVLWLTISPPFPFKNFKEFKDKIILECALGSAVGFWAVLGYIGLLAMLCFVLAFLARKLPDNFNEAKFITFSMLIFCAVWITFIPAYISSPGKFSVAVEIFAILASSFGLLFCIFIPKCYIILLKPEKNTKKNMMGRKAPK
- the LOC129097049 gene encoding extracellular calcium-sensing receptor-like, whose translation is MNIFLVLLNSLTDSEGHSLMVGSLGFTVSKAKIPGLEEHLRQFHPSQFPDSQFVRDFWEDVFDCALNDTAETQKRPCNGFESLQTVESKFTDGSDLRFTNNVYKSVYTVAHALDNLIKCEEGKGPFSNGSCADTKHIQPWQVLQYLNTVHFTTGEGERVYFDSNGDSPTRYELVNLQITNKGTMEGVTVGISDASLPESHQFILNNIPVVWGNALTKSSRLHWRLKRDLNTGMTEQQTQPVAALAQMLGEIAAMHQQQAEVNRRQMEALHS